From the genome of Fusarium fujikuroi IMI 58289 draft genome, chromosome FFUJ_chr06:
TTGCGACACTTGGCGACGAGGCTGTCTGTCGACGGATGGTGGATGACGCCTCCTTTTGGTGATTCGCAAACGGTTTGCGATAGATTCGCAATTTCTCGAAGAGCCAGCAACCGGCCACCGGCAAATCATGCGATAATAGCCTAAGAGTACTTACGCAGCATCATGCTCTCCGTTCCGAGCAACCCGATCAAACGCCACTTGCCTCAGTGTGCCAACGTTTAATGAGCTTTCGCAACATTCTTGTCGTCTTGCCGTCAGGCGACGCCAGTGTCCAACCCACGTCGcacctcaacatcaccagcacTGCAATGCCTCTAGTGTTGGATATGAACTAATGTAGTCGGTAGCAAATTGATGATACCGTTGGTGTGATGCgtgacaacatcaacaaggttTCTCAGCGTGGTGAGCGCCTCGATGCTCTTCAGGATAAGACCGACAACTTGGCCGTCTCGGCACAAGGTTTCCGTCGAGGAGCCAACAGAGTCCGCAAGCAAATGTGGTGGAAGGATATGAAGATGCGAATGTGTCTGATTATCGGTATCATCATTCTActggtcatcatcattgtccCCTCTGGTATGTCGTCGATCTGTCAAAGatgtgttgttgaagaacttgcTAACCCTCCTAGTTGTGGCTACTCGTTAATAGCCCAATCATCTGTTTGGGTACCACTTGGTCCTTACGATACACACGCTGGGACATGACGACATCGAATATCGCAAGCTACGACCATGGGAAATGGAACTTTTGGGCAACCGGCCATTATTGCAATGGAATATGATTTGAGCACGATGGAGTTTGTTCACGTTGGGTCCCGGTCAATGTTACGCAGGCAGTTTTCGCTCCTGGGGTGACTTACTGATGACGAGGTCTCAGTATTGCTCCTGGAACTTCAGACCGGGCTGGATGTTTGAGATTAGGCGTTCCCCAATTAATTGAGATGTATACCTTTCCGCGGATCCTTGTCATCAAACCGGCTCCTCGTATTGCGTCACTGGTCGCAACGAAGCGGCAGTCTGCCTGCCAGACTGAAGATAGGAATGGCGAGTGACGGTTCATGATTTCTGAGGGCAGAAGATCGGGGTCAGCTCTCCGATTCTTACAGTATTCCCTCTTGTTAGTCCACCTCTTTAATAGGAGAATCCTATCGCACGATGAAGGTTCCAGTTTATAGAAACCCATGGTGACTGTCAAAAACTTTTCGAAGACGTGGGTAGCCGGTATTTGGATGAACTAGACTAGCCATGCCTCGAACAATAGTTGCTCCGAAAGTGGAACCTATCTGCACATATGGCATCGTGTCCGTTGAGGATGAACGAAAGAGAACCCTTACAGGCTCAAGATTCGACGTACCTGAACCATGGGACTCCTCTGTTGGCGTCATTTGGTTGTGGGCTTCTTCTGTAGGTGCAAGGGTATTGTGGGTAGGAGGAGATTGATAACGCCGGCTGATTGATAAtgcctcatcaccatctgatttttttcttttttaggtaGGGGGGATCAGGGAATGTAGCCGTGTTACTGGACCTCGGTGAGTTTGCCTTGGTAGAAAGATCTGCAGCGGATGAATGGGACATTTTTACCATTGCCGCTTCACTGTAGATATTTCAATGCAAAGATGAACAAATGATGTCAATCTTAAGGCAAAGGTTGCTTACTCGTCCATACTTACAGGCCACAATAGATGAGACGGCTCGAACGTGGTATTTTTCATGATGGAGCTTGACGGTGAAAAATTCTATCATGATGCAATGGATACCGGTAAGGTGACCCTGGTGAGCTAAGGGTCTGCAAGCGGTGTCGGATCGATGGTGAAAAGTCAGAGACGATGACTCCAAGGAATATACGAGTTGAGCTTTGGAGAGATTGCAAGTTACAATAACAGAACTACCTATCAAAGACCATTGTCTC
Proteins encoded in this window:
- a CDS encoding putative synaptobrevin-like protein, whose product is MPEQEAPYDPYIPSGQAGAQQQGAGGNARTQALQAQIDDTVGVMRDNINKVSQRGERLDALQDKTDNLAVSAQGFRRGANRVRKQMWWKDMKMRMCLIIGIIILLVIIIVPSVVATR